Proteins from a genomic interval of Vicia villosa cultivar HV-30 ecotype Madison, WI unplaced genomic scaffold, Vvil1.0 ctg.000474F_1_1, whole genome shotgun sequence:
- the LOC131628738 gene encoding uncharacterized protein LOC131628738: MSQRNNICSVHYNGVISNDLTNGFSFSNTETKRFKVHCRADFMHLKERIETKLQLPVSEIIYRLPLFNGDSGIIFYVMKPIEDDDGVKVMFECHNSFAPLDDIELYVHIVSPPINQSQESHSHQYGMSQPTDEEPTQNNKPFIPNEQVDEYSEDEIQEVQYEDLFGDDNDPDIVEPSQPTIARPISMYAPPDHMRNICLEEAQSESIFGSHITNYSHVDLYEGMEFEDKKECVAVIQHWHITNNLDYWVYKSDTKRYVIKCTNPTCQFKCRASVGKKNSKWTIGKLSGTHVCTTTSMSQDHRQLTSDIISHCIRDLVNTDPSIKVKLIISHITGKYGYNISYRKAWIAKVKAIESLYGNWETSYNDLPRWLLVMKTYLPGMIIDLETLPAFSKEGSQLGDKMIFHRLFWAFQPCIHGFAYCKPIVQVDGTWLYGRYKGTLLMAVAQDENGNIFAIAFAIVEGETKDAWSFFLRNLRSHVTPQPNLCLISDRHPSIKSAYDDPANGWQNPPSSHVYCIRHIAQNFMRAIRDKELRKKLVNMGYALTESTYNYYRTEIRQTNRDALEWIENIPREKWARAFDRGKRWGHMTTNLAEAMNSVLKAIRNLPIASLFSATYFWMGALFGQRGHEWTKRLTSGQTFTDKCIKGMTEEVNKASSHNVYQFDRERFYFMVAERINRNDGRPTGTYGVDLRKRTCDFGKFQAFHLPCSHVIAACESIRQDYTIHIPDVFKIQHVFKVYQQSFQILPHQDNWPQYRGPTLCHDETMRRKKRGRPNSTRIRTEMDDVEKEKRMCGICREVGHIRSKCPNVVGPSNRPN; encoded by the exons ATGTCTCAGAGAAACAATATTTGTTCAGTGCATTACAATGGTGTTATCAGTAACGATCTAACGAACGGTTTTTCGTTTAGTAATACCGAAACAAAACGTTTCAAAGTGCATTGTCGAGCCGATTTTATGCATTTGAAGGAACGGATCGAAACAAAATTGCAACTtcctgtaagtgaaattatttatcGACTTCCGTTGTTTAATGGAGACAGCGGTATCATTTTTTACGTCATGAAACCAATAGAGGACGACGATGGCGTTAAAGTGATGTTCGAATGTCACAATTCGTTTGCTCCTCTTGATGATATCGAGCTATATGTTCATATTGTTAGTCCTCCCATTAACCAATCACAAGAGTCGCATTCGCATCAATACGGTATGAGCCAACCCACTGATGAAGAGCCAACACAAAACAACAAACCATTTATACCCAACGAACAAGTGGACGAGTACAGTGAAGATGAAATACAAGAAGTGCAATATGAAGATCTTTTTGGTGATGACAATGACCCTGATATTGTTGAGCCTTCGCAGCCTACAATTGCACGACCGATTAGCATGTACGCCCCACCGGATCACATGCGAAATATCTGTTTAGAAGAGGCACAGTCTGAATCAATATTTGGTTCGCACATAACAAACTATAGTCATGTTGATTTATATGAGGGAATGGAGTTTGAAGACAAGAAGGAGTGCGTTGCTGTTATACAACATTGGCATATCACCAATAATCTGGATTATTGGGTATACAAATCTGATACGAAGAGATATGTCATCAAATGCACAAACCCAACTTGCCAATTCAAATGTAGAGCATCGGTTGGCAAGAAGAATTCTAAGTGGACGATAGGTAAGTTGAGTGGAACACATGTCTGCACAACCACTTCAATGTCGCAAGACCATAGACAACTTACCTCAGATATTATCTCTCACTGCATCAGAGATCTGGTTAACACCGACCCATCAATTAAGGTAAAGCTCATAATTTCTCATATAACAGGAAAGTATGGTTATAATATATCTTACAGGAAAGCATGGATTGCAAAGGTAAAGGCCATAGAATCCTTGTATGGAAACTGGGAGACATCTTACAATGACCTTCCACGATGGTTATTGGTAATGAAAACATATCTGCCTGGAATGATAATAGACTTGGAAACGTTACCTGCATTTTCAAAAGAAGGAAGCCAGTTGGGTGATAAGATGATATTCCACCGTCTATTTTGGGCTTTTCAACCATGCATCCATGGTTTTGCCTATTGCAAGCCAATTGTTCAAGTCGACGGAACATGGTTGTATGGAAGGTACAAAGGGACATTGTTGATGGCTGTGGCGCAGGATGAGAATGGTAACATTTTTGCAATTGCTTTTGCTATTGTCGAGGGTGAAACCAAGGATGCTTGGAGTTTTTTCCTTCGTAATCTAAGAAGCCACGTGACACCCCAACCCAATCTATGCCTAATATCAGACAGACATCCATCGATTAAAAGTGCCTATGATGATCCTGCAAATGGATGGCAAAATCCTCCGTCTTCACATGTCTACTGCATTAGGCATATCGCGCAAAATTTTATGCGTGCGATTAGAGACAAGGAACTACGTAAAAAACTCGTCAACATGG GATATGCATTGACGGAGTCAACGTACAATTACTATAGAACCGAAATTCGTCAGACAAATAGAGATgctttggagtggattgaaaatatCCCCAGGGAGAAGTGGGCAAGGGCGTTTGATAGAGGGAAACGATGGGGACACATGACGACTAACCTTGCAGAAGCAATGAACTCTGTGCTAAAGGCAATCAGAAATCTTCCAATAGCGTCTTTGTTTTCGGCCACATATTTTTGGATGGGAGCATTATTTGGTCAACGAGGACATGAATGGACAAAGAGGTTGACATCAGGCCAAACTTTTACAGACAAGTGTATCAAGGGGATGACTGAAGAAGTCAACAAAGCAAGCAGTCATAATGTTTACCAGTTTGACCGGGAGAGGTTCTATTTTATGGTGGCCGAAAGAATAAACCGCAACGATGGTCGTCCAACTGGTACTTACGGTGTTGATCTGCGAAAAAGAACATGTGATTTTGGAAAATTTCAAGCGTTCCATTTGCCTTGCTCACATGTGATTGCAGCATGTGAAAGTATACGCCAAGACTACACCATTCACATACCCGACGTGTTCAAGATACAACATGTTTTTAAAGTCTACCAACAAAGCTTCCAGATCCTCCCACATCAAGACAATTGGCCGCAATATAGAGGGCCTACTCTTTGTCATGACGAAACTATGCGTAGGAAAAAAAGAGGACGCCCTAACAGTACTCGGATTCGAACCGAAATGGACGACgtggaaaaggaaaagagaatgtGTGGGATATGTCGTGAAGTAGGCCATATCCGAAGTAAATGTCCAAATGTAGTAGGCCCGTCCAATAGGCCTAATTAA